Proteins encoded by one window of Seriola aureovittata isolate HTS-2021-v1 ecotype China chromosome 4, ASM2101889v1, whole genome shotgun sequence:
- the gpr171 gene encoding G-protein coupled receptor 171 isoform X1 has translation MMPPSSNFSAGGAEQGMECIVNDQMGPFTVLYILIFIVSLPGNLLSVWAFIHSPRAQQQSTSVYLVNLLVADLLLLLALPFKILKDLGAAPWSFMVFHCQASAVTIYISLYASIAFLALIITDRYLQDCHTMRFLRLQEVGFARLLSLVIWLLLLLIMVPNMALPIQQVQVQQYLSCSSLKKDISLHWHALTVFLCTALFLNASAAVLLSSGLALKRLLGSRSNTKLWVDSRHVARSVTAVALAYILSFVPYHVVRTPYTLAQTEVIKDCQIKRQLFLGKESTLLLSVLHLCFDPLLFFYLYTPFRHTVRKMFSCSREQTGSDAEEQAAEEMIQHTTSVQQELAVEPQMPTTTSNNEC, from the exons ATGATGCCTCCTTCCTCCAACTTCAGTGCTGGAGGAGCTGAGCAGGGGATGGAGTGTATTGTCAACGACCAGATGGGACCCTTCACTGTCCTCTACATCCTCATCTTTATTGTCAGTCTGCCTGGAAACCTGCTTTCTGTGTGGGCCTTCATCCACAGTCCCAGAGCACAG cagcagagcaccAGCGTCTACCTGGTCAACCTGCTAGTGGCCgacctcctgctgctgctcgctCTGCCCTTCAAGATTCTGAAGGACCTCGGGGCGGCGCCGTGGAGCTTCATGGTGTTTCACTGCCAGGCCAGCGCTGTCACCATCTACATCAGCCTCTATGCATCCATCGCTTTCCTCGCACTCATCATTACTGACCGCTACCTGCAG GACTGCCACACGATGCGCTTTCTGCGGTTGCAGGAGGTCGGCTTCGCCCGGCTGCTGTCTCTGGTCATctggctgctcctgctgctcatcATGGTGCCCAACATGGCTCTGCCCATACAGCAGGTCCAG GTGCAGCAGTATCTCAGCTGTTCATCCCTGAAGAAAGACATCAGCCTTCACTGGCACGCCctcactgtctttctctgcACAGCTTTGTTCCTCAACGCCTCCGCTGCCGTGCTACTCTCCAGCGGATTGGCTCTCAAAAGACTCCTGGGCAGTCGCAGCAACACCAAACTCTGGGTCGACTCAAGGCACGTGGCAAGGAGCGTGACAGCCGTGGCGCTGGCCTACATACTCAGCTTTGTTCCATACCACGTCGTACGGACACCATACACGCTTGCCCAGACCGAAGTCATCAAAGACTGCCAGATCAAGCGGCAGCTTTTTCTGGGGAAGGAGTCAACGCTGCTGCTGAGCGTGCTGCACCTCTGCTTTGACCCCCTGCTCTTCTTCTACCTCTACACACCtttcagacacacagtcaggaagatgttctcctgcagcagagaaCAGACAGGCAGCGATGCAGAGGAGCAGGCTGCAGAGGAAATGATACAACATACAACTTCTGTACAGCAAGAGCTTGCGGTCGAACCACAGATGCCAACAACTACTTCAAATAATGAATGTTGA
- the gpr171 gene encoding G-protein coupled receptor 171 isoform X2, protein MECIVNDQMGPFTVLYILIFIVSLPGNLLSVWAFIHSPRAQQQSTSVYLVNLLVADLLLLLALPFKILKDLGAAPWSFMVFHCQASAVTIYISLYASIAFLALIITDRYLQDCHTMRFLRLQEVGFARLLSLVIWLLLLLIMVPNMALPIQQVQVQQYLSCSSLKKDISLHWHALTVFLCTALFLNASAAVLLSSGLALKRLLGSRSNTKLWVDSRHVARSVTAVALAYILSFVPYHVVRTPYTLAQTEVIKDCQIKRQLFLGKESTLLLSVLHLCFDPLLFFYLYTPFRHTVRKMFSCSREQTGSDAEEQAAEEMIQHTTSVQQELAVEPQMPTTTSNNEC, encoded by the exons ATGGAGTGTATTGTCAACGACCAGATGGGACCCTTCACTGTCCTCTACATCCTCATCTTTATTGTCAGTCTGCCTGGAAACCTGCTTTCTGTGTGGGCCTTCATCCACAGTCCCAGAGCACAG cagcagagcaccAGCGTCTACCTGGTCAACCTGCTAGTGGCCgacctcctgctgctgctcgctCTGCCCTTCAAGATTCTGAAGGACCTCGGGGCGGCGCCGTGGAGCTTCATGGTGTTTCACTGCCAGGCCAGCGCTGTCACCATCTACATCAGCCTCTATGCATCCATCGCTTTCCTCGCACTCATCATTACTGACCGCTACCTGCAG GACTGCCACACGATGCGCTTTCTGCGGTTGCAGGAGGTCGGCTTCGCCCGGCTGCTGTCTCTGGTCATctggctgctcctgctgctcatcATGGTGCCCAACATGGCTCTGCCCATACAGCAGGTCCAG GTGCAGCAGTATCTCAGCTGTTCATCCCTGAAGAAAGACATCAGCCTTCACTGGCACGCCctcactgtctttctctgcACAGCTTTGTTCCTCAACGCCTCCGCTGCCGTGCTACTCTCCAGCGGATTGGCTCTCAAAAGACTCCTGGGCAGTCGCAGCAACACCAAACTCTGGGTCGACTCAAGGCACGTGGCAAGGAGCGTGACAGCCGTGGCGCTGGCCTACATACTCAGCTTTGTTCCATACCACGTCGTACGGACACCATACACGCTTGCCCAGACCGAAGTCATCAAAGACTGCCAGATCAAGCGGCAGCTTTTTCTGGGGAAGGAGTCAACGCTGCTGCTGAGCGTGCTGCACCTCTGCTTTGACCCCCTGCTCTTCTTCTACCTCTACACACCtttcagacacacagtcaggaagatgttctcctgcagcagagaaCAGACAGGCAGCGATGCAGAGGAGCAGGCTGCAGAGGAAATGATACAACATACAACTTCTGTACAGCAAGAGCTTGCGGTCGAACCACAGATGCCAACAACTACTTCAAATAATGAATGTTGA